Proteins co-encoded in one Dasypus novemcinctus isolate mDasNov1 chromosome 18, mDasNov1.1.hap2, whole genome shotgun sequence genomic window:
- the DACT3 gene encoding dapper homolog 3, with protein sequence MIRAFSFPVSPERGRLRGWLEGSLAGLCELHWLRERQEYRVQQALRLAQPGAGGAAAEDEEDADEDEDAAAARRAAAALEEQLEALPGLIWDLGQQLGDLSLESGGLEQESGRSSGFYEDPSSTGGPDSPPSTFCGDSGFSGSGSYGRLGPSEPRGIYASERPKSLGDACPSAPEAVGARAAVPRSFSAPYPPAAEPAGPEACSSAERRARAGPFLTPSPLHAVALRSPRPGARFPAEPADAPGAGRPLDGYISALLRRRRRRGAGQPRTSPGGADGGPRRQNSVRQRPPDASPPPGGARPAPEPPGERAGGRPASPAALGRAWASPWESEAGPEPAAPPAAPSPPASPAEGRLVKAQYIPGAQAATRGLPGRAARRKAPPLTRGRSVEQSPPRERPRAAGRRGRLTEASGRRGSPRARKAARSQSETSLLGRAAAVPPGPPKYPTAEREEPRPPRPRRGPAPTLAAQAAGACRRWRSTAEIDAAEGRRGRPRAPAARDPGPGRSPSAPQRRLLYGCAGSDSECSAGRLGPLGRRGPAGGGGYGESESSASEGESPAFSSASSDSDGSGGLVWPQQLVAATAASSGPGVGAGGGAPAGPAKVFVKIKASHALKKKILRFRSGSLKVMTTV encoded by the exons ATGATCCGGGCCTTCTCGTTCCCGGTGAGCCCCGAGCGGGGCCGGCTGCGGGGCTGGCTGGAGGGCAGCCTGGCGGGGCTCTGCGAGTTGCACTGGCTGCGGGAGAGGCAGGAGTACCGCGTGCAGCAGGCGCTGCGGCTGGCCCAGCCCGGAGCGGGGGGCGCCGCGGCCGAGGACGAGGAGGACGCCGACGAGGACGAGGATGCGGCGGCGGCGCGCCGGGCCGCGGCGGCCCTGGAGGAGCAGCTG gaggccctgcccGGGCTCATCTGGGACCTGGGCCAGCAGCTGGGAGACCTGAGTCTGGAGTCTGGGGGCCTGGAGCAGGAGAGCGGGCGCAGCTCAG GCTTCTATGAAGACCCCAGCTCTacaggaggtccagactccccgCCCTCGACCTTCTGTGGGGACAGTGGCTTCTCCGGCTCTGGCTCCTACGGACGCCTGGGTCCCTCTGAACCCCGGGGCATCTATGCCAGCGAGAGGCCCAAGTCCCTAG GAGACGCCTGCCCCAGCGCGCCCGAGGCGGTGGGCGCCCGCGCGGCCGTGCCGCGGTCCTTCTCGGCGCCCTACCCGCCGGCGGCCGAGCCCGCGGGCCCGGAGGCCTGCTCCTCGGCGGAGCGCCGCGCCCGCGCCGGCCCCTTCCTGACGCCGAGCCCGCTGCACGCCGTGGCGCTGCGCAGCCCGCGGCCCGGCGCCCGCTTCCCCGCCGAGCCCGCCGACGCGCCGGGCGCGGGGCGGCCCCTGGACGGCTACATCTCGGCGCTCCTGCGCAGGCGCCGCCGCCGGGGGGCGGGCCAGCCCCGGACCAGCCCCGGGGGCGCGGACGGCGGCCCGCGGCGCCAGAACAGCGTGCGCCAGCGGCCGCCCGACGCGTCCCCGCCCCCCGGGGGCGCGCGGCCCGCGCCCGAGCCGCCGGGGGAGCGCGCGGGGGGCCGTCCGGCCAGCCCGGCCGCCCTGGGCCGCGCCTGGGCCTCGCCGTGGGAGTCCGAGGCGGGGCCCGAGCCCGcggcgccgcccgccgccccgtCGCCGCCCGCCAGCCCGGCCGAGGGCCGCCTGGTGAAGGCGCAGTACATCCCGGGCGCGCAGGCCGCCACCCGCGGCCTCCCGGGCCGCGCGGCGCGCCGCAAAGCGCCGCCGCTGACCCGCGGCCGCAGCGTGGAGCAGTCCCCGCCGCGGGAGCGCCCCCGGGCCGCGGGCCGCCGCGGACGCCTGACCGAGGCCTCGGGCCGCCGGGGCTCGCCCCGGGCGCGCAAGGCCGCGCGCTCGCAGTCCGAGACCAGCCTGCTGGGCCGCGCGGCCGCCGTTCCTCCCGGGCCCCCCAAGTACCCCACGGCCGAGCGCGAGGAGCCGcggccgccccggccccgccgagGCCCGGCGCCCACGCTCGCGGCCCAGGCCGCGGGGGCCTGCCGCCGCTGGCGCTCCACGGCCGAGATCGACGCGGCGGAGGGGCGCCGCGGCCGTCCCCGCGCCCCTGCGGCCCGCGACCCGGGCCCCGGCCGCTCCCCGTCAGCGCCCCAGCGCCGTCTGCTCTACGGCTGCGCGGGCAGCGACTCCGAGTGCTCGGCGGGGCGCCTGGGGCCGCTCGGACGCCGGGGgcccgcgggcggcggcggctACGGGGAGAGCGAATCGAGCGCCAGCGAGGGCGAGTCGCCCGCCTTCAGCTCCGCGTCCAGCGACTCGGACGGCAGCGGTGGCCTCGTGTGGCCGCAGCAGCTGGTGGCGGCCACCGCGGCGTCCTCCGGGCCCGGGGTTGGTGCAGGCGGAGGGGCGCCCGCGGGCCCAGCCAAGGTCTTTGTGAAGATCAAGGCTTCCCACGCGCTCAAGAAAAAGATACTGCGTTTCCGTTCGGGTTCTCTCAAGGTCATGACTACAGTGTGA